One window from the genome of Nicotiana tomentosiformis chromosome 5, ASM39032v3, whole genome shotgun sequence encodes:
- the LOC104106868 gene encoding NDR1/HIN1-like protein 13 — protein sequence MEERSPPPAGDVNGKARNPLSSATSLRLSLTPSRSPDQTYVVQIPRDQVYRVPPPENARIVENHRKPDSQKKNKCTCCCLILAVLLGLAIMIGIVVLIIRALYTPKCPEFSITNIHFKNVTHPSNGHGQKNNIHPQPYPQFEMELKIVNVNERMDVAFGKGNNGKAALIFKKHEIGQGKYPSISQKPKDSTNVHFNLDVGKLAGDTEKGLEVDKKPIMMTLSVHAPLEITSWAKDLKKNLIVTCDFDVESLMTNKSKIKSEICQTDF from the coding sequence ATGGAGGAGCGGTCACCACCACCTGCCGGCGACGTAAACGGCAAGGCCAGAAATCCCCTTTCATCAGCCACATCGCTGCGCCTCTCTCTCACGCCGTCTCGCTCGCCGGATCAGACCTACGTTGTCCAAATCCCTCGTGATCAAGTTTATCGTGTCCCTCCTCCTGAAAATGCCCGAATTGTTGAAAATCATCGTAAGCCAGATtctcaaaagaaaaacaaatgcaCATGTTGTTGTTTGATCCTAGCCGTGTTACTTGGTCTTGCTATCATGATAGGAATCGTTGTGTTGATCATTCGCGCTTTGTACACCCCCAAATGTCCTGAATTTTCCATCACTAATATCCATTTCAAGAACGTTACGCACCCTTCAAATGGTCATGGCCAAAAGAATAATATTCATCCGCAGCCATACCCTCAATTTGAGatggagttgaaaattgttaacGTGAATGAGAGAATGGATGTCGCCTTTGGTAAAGGAAATAACGGGAAGGCTGCCCTTATTTTCAAGAAACATGAAATTGGACAAGGGAAATATCCCTCGATTTCCCAAAAACCTAAGGATTCAACGAATGTACATTTCAACCTTGACGTTGGGAAATTAGCTGGTGATACTGAGAAAGGTCTTGAGGTTGATAAGAAGCCAATAATGATGACCTTGAGCGTCCATGCACCATTAGAGATCACGAGCTGGGCAAAagatttgaaaaagaatttgattgTTACGTGTGATTTCGACGTGGAATCATTGATGACAAATAAATCCAAGATTAAATCCGAAATATGTCAGACTGATTTCTAA